A single genomic interval of Malania oleifera isolate guangnan ecotype guangnan chromosome 13, ASM2987363v1, whole genome shotgun sequence harbors:
- the LOC131145459 gene encoding agamous-like MADS-box protein AGL61 → MKLQACFLFGESLQISDLRFAFLRSCFCLETMEVVDVTSRMDGNELLFRSDDHQPKEDWNLFMLNNPRSNLEYSIVSTSSSVVETIHRNVSNNSLPVQTMDNSKKKKTAGRRKVAMKKIEDKRKRQVTFSKRRQGLFKAASEVCVLCGVEIVIVVKSPGNNFFCFGHPSSDSIIDSYLTGQGSSVVKGSPPPACGGSGGSWWEQPIDAMTLEELEQFQAELDNLKQEASLLVDVDV, encoded by the exons ATGAAGTTGCAGGCCTGCTTTCTTTTTGGTGAAAGTCTGCAAATTTCAGACCTCCGGTTCGCTTTCCTCCGTTCCTGTTTCTGCCTTGAAACT ATGGAAGTGGTTGACGTCACGAGCAGGATGGACGGCAATGAGCTATTGTTTAGGAGTGATGATCATCAACCCAAAGAAGACTGGAATTTATTTATGCTTAACAATCCGAGATCTAATTTGGAGTACTCCATAGTTTCCACTTCTTCCTCTGTCGTCGAGACAATCCACCGGAATGTTTCCAATAATTCTCTACCG GTACAGACGATGGATaattcaaaaaagaagaaaacgGCAGGTCGAAGAAAGGTGGCAATGAAGAAGATTGAAGATAAAAGGAAGCGCCAAGTTACGTTTTCTAAGCGCCGACAAGGCCTCTTTAAGGCTGCGAGTGAGGTGTGCGTACTCTGCGGCGTGGAGATCGTCATTGTTGTCAAGTCTCCTGGCAACAACTTCTTTTGCTTCGGTCATCCCAGCTCGGACTCCATCATTGACAGCTACCTCACCGGCCAAGGCTCTTCAGTAGTCAAGGGTTCTCCTCCGCCAGCATGTGGCGGCAGCGGAGGGTCCTGGTGGGAGCAGCCTATTGATGCAATGACATTGGAGGAGTTGGAGCAATTTCAAGCTGAACTGGACAATTTGAAACAAGAAGCTTCACTTCTGGTAGATGTTgatgtataa
- the LOC131145460 gene encoding cysteine-rich receptor-like protein kinase 10 — MGFLSGLCACLERRVKGRRGSDGGAGGEADEGESPSLFFDLRTLQIATNFFSDLNLLGHGGFGPVYKGLMPDGQEIAVKKLSLTSRQGMREFINEVKLLLKIQHKNLVMLLGCCAGPEKMLVYEFLPNKSLDYFLFDKTKSASLDWQRRYQIVTGVARGLLYLHEEAPERIIHRDIKASNILLDEELNPKISDFGLARLFPGEGTHTLTFRISGTHGYMAPEYAMHGYLSVKSDVFSFGVLVLEIVCGRKNHDGRLGTEKADLLSYTWALFQRGKALELVDLSLSKCNPDEAAMCIQLGLLCCQASIQDRPDMNSVHLMLSSDSFTLPKPGRPGIQGRQGRWTSTSTSALTGTNRTSSTYTGATKISSGSSFVEDYSRNSISLSSVDEGR, encoded by the exons ATGGGCTTTCTCTCCGGGCTGTGCGCGTGCTTGGAGAGGCGAGTGAAAGGCCGCAGAGGCTCCGATGGCGGCGCCGGAGGGGAGGCCGACGAAGGGGAATCCCCGAGCCTGTTCTTCGACCTTCGGACTCTGCAAATTGCTACCAACTTTTTCTCGGACTTGAACCTGCTCGGGCATGGAGGGTTTGGGCCGGTTTACAAG GGGTTAATGCCGGATGGTCAAGAAATAGCTGTGAAGAAGCTGTCTCTGACATCAAGACAGGGAATGAGAGAATTCATTAATGAAGTGAAACTGTTACTGAAAATTCAGCACAAGAACCTGGTTATGTTGTTGGGGTGTTGTGCAGGACCTGAGAAGATGCTTGTCTATGAGTTTCTGCCAAACAAGAGCCTTGACTATTTTCTCTTTG acAAAACAAAGTCGGCATCTTTGGATTGGCAGAGAAGGTATCAGATAGTTACAGGTGTGGCAAGAGGTCTTCTATACTTGCATGAAGAGGCTCCTGAAAGGATTATTCATAGAGACATCAAAGCCAGTAATATACTGTTGGATGAGGAGTTGAATCCGAAGATATCAGATTTTGGCTTGGCAAGGCTTTTTCCTGGGGAAGGCACCCATACACTGACATTTAGGATTTCTGGTACTCA TGGTTACATGGCTCCTGAATACGCTATGCATGGATACTTGTCAGTGAAGTCTGACGTTTTTAGCTTTGGTGTTCTGGTGTTGGAGATTGTGTGTGGGAGAAAGAATCATGATGGGCGGCTTGGTACAGAAAAGGCAGACCTCTTGAGTTAC ACCTGGGCACTCTTTCAAAGAGGCAAGGCATTGGAGTTGGTTGATCTTAGCCTTTCCAAGTGCAACCCTGATGAGGCAGCGATGTGCATACAACTAGGGTTGCTATGTTGTCAAGCAAGCATTCAAGACAGGCCTGACATGAATTCTGTTCATCTCATGCTCTCAAGTGACTCCTTTACTTTGCCTAAACCTGGAAGACCAGGCATTCAGGGTCGCCAAGGGCGGTGGACTTCTACAAGTACTTCCGCTCTCACTGGCACTAATCGTACGAGCAGTACATACACTGGTGCTACCAAGATTTCTTCCGGTAGCAGTTTTGTTGAGGATTATTCTAGGAATTCAATTTCTCTTTCTTCCGTTGATGAAGGTAGATGA